The following coding sequences lie in one Zingiber officinale cultivar Zhangliang chromosome 2B, Zo_v1.1, whole genome shotgun sequence genomic window:
- the LOC122048674 gene encoding subtilisin-like protease 4: protein MTSIFFFFPFVSFLLFTRGASCDEELKAYIVHVEVQLDVSAYDGDYYTFLLAGTLEIQEDDAATRVIHSYRNVMTGFSAMLTERDVAAMSKVDWFVRAIPSLVYRPLTTHTPLFLGLRHHTHSVWNATNMGEGVIIGVLDSGITPGHPSYNDRDMPPPPPKWKGRCDLGNASSSAEQSCNNKLIGARSFVNYNRSRNGSTDSPIDKDGHGTHTSSTAAGAFVKRANVYGLARGEAAGVAPLAHLAIYKVCMNDECQGHDILAGMDAAVEDGVDVLSISLGSDPGPFYRDPIAIGGFNAMRKGVFISCSAGNSGPFSSTVSNDAPWLLTVAASTMDREFLATVKLGDDSEFHGESIYQPQGFSSKKYPLVFPGGASTLCLNGSLNGIDVKGKIVLCDRGINGRIEKGEVVKKAGGAGMVLVNAPKDAYSTIADLHVLPASHIPYAFGHKIKAYINSSSLPTATIVFKGTITHVAHSPAITSFSSRGPSQNTPGILKPDITSPGVSVLAAWNTQKFNVISGTSMSCPHLSGIAALIKKVHPDWSPAAIKSAIMTTTYVKDNTNNPISDERNLPADFFAVGAGHVMPLKVLDPGLIYDISPTDYYPYLCGLGYSVSDVSIIVHRKINCSLIKSIPEGELNYPSITVRLPTNEARTVTFTRTVTNVGKVAATYYAKLDVPDVVSARVVPRSLTFEKVNEKKSFKISFKRMSDYGALSSTIEGQLRWVSQARSVVRSPISIILE from the coding sequence AtgacctccatctttttcttctttccctttgtTTCTTTTCTCTTGTTCACCAGAGGGGCTTCCTGTGATGAAGAGCTTAAAGCATACATTGTTCACGTCGAAGTTCAACTGGATGTTTCCGCGTATGATGGAGACTACTACACCTTCCTTCTAGCCGGAACATTAGagatccaagaagatgatgcgGCAACACGGGTTATACACTCTTATCGGAATGTTATGACCGGCTTCTCGGCGATGCTAACGGAGAGGGATGTGGCGGCCATGTCGAAGGTCGACTGGTTTGTGCGTGCCATTCCGAGCTTGGTTTACCGTCCGTTGACCACCCACACGCCCCTATTTTTGGGACTGCGCCACCACACTCATAGTGTGTGGAACGCGACCAACATGGGGGAAGGCGTCATCATAGGCGTCCTCGACTCCGGCATCACCCCTGGCCATCCTTCGTATAATGACCGCGACATGCCACCTCCTCCACCCAAGTGGAAGGGCCGTTGCGACTTAGGGAACGCATCGTCATCGGCCGAGCAGTCCTGTAACAATAAGCTCATCGGCGCCCGATCCTTCGTCAACTATAATCGGTCTCGGAACGGATCGACGGATTCGCCTATTGATAAAGATGGCCATGGTACTCACACGTCTAGCACCGCTGCCGGTGCTTTCGTGAAGCGTGCTAATGTGTACGGGCTAGCCAGGGGAGAGGCCGCTGGAGTGGCCCCCCTTGCGCATCTCGCCATTTATAAGGTTTGCATGAATGATGAGTGTCAAGGGCACGACATACTCGCTGGGATGGACGCCGCAGTGGAGGACGGTGTCGATGTGCTTTCAATCTCGCTCGGTAGTGACCCTGGTCCATTCTACCGTGACCCAATTGCGATCGGTGGTTTTAACGCCATGCGTAAGGGAGTCTTCATCAGCTGCTCGGCCGGCAACTCAGGGCCGTTTAGTTCCACCGTATCCAATGACGCGCCCTGGTTACTCACTGTGGCGGCCAGCACTATGGACCGTGAGTTCTTGGCCACCGTAAAGCTTGGCGACGACAGCGAGTTCCACGGCGAGAGCATCTACCAGCCGCAGGGATTCTCATCGAAAAAGTATCCTCTCGTGTTCCCTGGCGGTGCTTCCACCTTATGTCTCAACGGTTCCCTTAACGGTATCGACGTGAAGGGAAAGATTGTGCTCTGTGACCGCGGCATCAACGGTCGGATCGAGAAGGGAGAAGTCGTCAAGAAAGCAGGTGGCGCTGGCATGGTGCTTGTCAATGCACCGAAAGACGCCTACAGCACTATCGCCGATCTCCACGTACTGCCGGCGTCGCACATTCCCTATGCCTTTGGACATAAGATCAAGGCTTACATCAACTCATCCTCCCTCCCGACAGCCACCATTGTCTTCAAAGGCACCATTACCCATGTGGCCCACTCTCCGGCGATAACTTCCTTCTCCTCCCGCGGGCCTAGCCAAAATACACCGGGGATCCTCAAGCCCGACATCACCAGCCCTGGTGTCAGCGTCCTTGCTGCTTGGAACACACAAAAATTCAATGTCATCTCCGGTACCTCCATGTCCTGCCCCCATCTCTCCGGCATCGCCGCCCTTATCAAGAAAGTCCATCCTGACTGGTCGCCCGCAGCTATCAAATCTGCCATAATGACGACGACCTACGTAAAAGATAACACCAACAACCCCATCTCTGATGAGAGGAACCTTCCAGCTGACTTCTTCGCGGTGGGAGCCGGCCACGTCATGCCTCTAAAGGTCCTTGACCCAGGACTCATCTACGACATCTCTCCGACGGACTATTATCCATACCTTTGCGGCCTTGGCTACAGTGTCTCCGATGTGAGCATCATCGTCCACCGCAAAATCAACTGCTCGTTGATCAAGAGCATCCCAGAAGGAGAGCTCAACTATCCTTCCATCACCGTCCGATTGCCGACGAATGAGGCAAGAACGGTGACCTTCACAAGGACCGTGACCAACGTCGGCAAGGTAGCAGCAACTTACTACGCAAAGTTGGACGTGCCCGACGTGGTTTCAGCACGTGTAGTTCCGAGAAGCTTAACCTTCGAGAAGGTTAATGAGAAGAAGAGCTTCAAGATTAGTTTCAAGCGAATGAGTGACTATGGGGCGTTGTCATCAACTATTGAAGGGCAATTGAGGTGGGTTTCCCAGGCGAGGAGTGTGGTCAGAAGTCCAATCTCCATCATCTTGGAGTGA